In one window of Candidatus Avedoeria danica DNA:
- the menD gene encoding 2-succinyl-5-enolpyruvyl-6-hydroxy-3-cyclohexene-1-carboxylic-acid synthase encodes MTAPASEVDLSGAQLNAVWAATLIDALVAGGVRHVCVSPGSRSTPLAWAVADRDGHGLTCSVHLDERAAGFFAVGYAAATGSAVALVCTSGTAAANYLPAVVEASHSRLPLVVLTADRPPELRDRGAWQTIDQVKLYGGFVRWYHELGEASAAEAALRTVAAVGARAAATALGVPRGPVHVNVPLREPLGPVVGVGGAPLVNGDHPMANVGAGLVPALLPQTTPVVADEGRGMPRPYAGVGGGGQGARVAGGVWAVDEAVVEELGARIAAEPRGIIVAGRPALDRSSMRAVRGLAAAAGYPLIAEPLSGLRFGVARDGASGGDAQGGDAQGGDAQRGDASAGDGWSVLVCGYDAFLRPDAGVDVPAPGLVVRVGGSVTWKHVADYLGRSADAFQVAIDPEGTWDDPTGRIALRVAGPTGPTCAALADAVAAARARQREAGASVRVGPRDAGAAWRAWWRAADSAVAGVRAVHAASPERGGTAWLYPALIDLLPDDAVWFVANSMAVRDLDTFTTPTAKAILPLCNRGAAGIDGTLSSALGAAYGAGRPAALVTGDLAFLHDGGGFGAVADLVARYGDGALDLFIVVVDDGGGGIFEHLGVAAADRTRFEAFFATPQRVDIVALCAAWGIPCRVATDADGLRAAAAVPAPVRAAVVPIDRAANTAAHRAYWRAACDAVAAATRGIDVRP; translated from the coding sequence GTGACGGCACCCGCGTCGGAGGTTGACCTGAGCGGTGCCCAGCTGAACGCCGTTTGGGCGGCCACGCTCATCGACGCCCTCGTCGCCGGCGGCGTCCGCCACGTCTGCGTCTCGCCCGGCTCGCGCTCCACTCCGCTCGCATGGGCCGTCGCCGACCGCGACGGCCACGGACTGACGTGCTCGGTCCACCTCGACGAGCGGGCCGCCGGCTTCTTCGCCGTCGGGTACGCCGCCGCGACCGGTTCGGCCGTTGCGCTCGTGTGCACGAGCGGTACGGCGGCGGCGAACTACCTGCCGGCGGTCGTCGAGGCCAGTCACAGCCGGCTGCCGCTCGTCGTGTTGACCGCTGACCGGCCGCCCGAGCTGCGGGACCGCGGGGCGTGGCAGACGATCGATCAGGTGAAGCTGTACGGCGGGTTCGTGCGTTGGTATCACGAGCTGGGCGAGGCATCGGCGGCGGAGGCGGCGTTGCGAACCGTCGCCGCGGTGGGCGCGCGGGCGGCGGCGACGGCGCTCGGGGTGCCGCGGGGGCCGGTGCATGTGAACGTGCCGCTGCGCGAGCCGCTGGGGCCGGTGGTGGGCGTGGGGGGCGCACCGTTGGTTAACGGCGACCATCCGATGGCCAACGTAGGGGCGGGCCTCGTGCCCGCCCTCCTCCCGCAAACCACGCCCGTTGTCGCCGACGAAGGGCGAGGCATGCCTCGCCCCTACGCGGGGGTGGGGGGCGGGGGCCAAGGGGCACGTGTGGCGGGGGGGGTGTGGGCGGTCGATGAGGCGGTGGTCGAAGAACTGGGGGCGCGGATCGCGGCCGAACCGCGCGGGATCATCGTCGCCGGGCGGCCGGCATTGGATCGTTCGTCGATGCGCGCGGTGCGTGGGTTGGCGGCGGCGGCCGGCTACCCGCTGATCGCCGAGCCGCTGAGCGGCCTGCGCTTTGGGGTGGCCCGCGACGGGGCATCCGGCGGCGACGCGCAGGGCGGCGACGCGCAGGGCGGCGATGCGCAGCGCGGCGATGCGTCGGCCGGCGATGGGTGGTCGGTGCTCGTGTGCGGCTACGACGCCTTCCTGCGGCCGGACGCCGGCGTCGACGTGCCGGCGCCTGGGCTGGTGGTTCGCGTGGGCGGCAGCGTGACATGGAAGCACGTCGCTGACTACCTCGGCCGGAGCGCGGACGCGTTCCAGGTCGCGATCGACCCCGAGGGCACGTGGGACGACCCGACAGGGCGGATCGCGCTGCGTGTCGCCGGCCCGACCGGGCCGACGTGCGCGGCATTGGCGGATGCCGTGGCGGCGGCGCGGGCCAGGCAGCGCGAAGCGGGTGCATCGGTGCGGGTGGGACCGCGCGATGCGGGCGCCGCGTGGCGCGCGTGGTGGCGCGCGGCCGATTCGGCCGTCGCCGGCGTGCGGGCGGTGCACGCGGCATCGCCCGAGCGCGGCGGAACGGCGTGGCTCTATCCGGCGCTCATCGACCTCCTGCCCGACGACGCCGTGTGGTTCGTCGCCAACAGCATGGCCGTTCGCGACCTGGACACGTTCACGACGCCCACGGCCAAAGCGATCCTCCCGCTGTGCAACCGCGGCGCCGCCGGGATCGACGGCACGCTGTCCAGCGCGCTCGGCGCTGCCTACGGCGCCGGCCGACCGGCGGCGCTCGTGACGGGCGATCTGGCGTTCCTGCACGACGGCGGTGGGTTCGGCGCGGTGGCCGATCTCGTCGCGCGCTACGGCGACGGCGCGCTCGACCTGTTCATCGTCGTTGTCGACGACGGCGGCGGCGGGATCTTCGAGCACCTCGGCGTGGCGGCGGCCGACCGGACGCGCTTCGAGGCGTTCTTCGCCACGCCGCAGCGGGTCGACATCGTCGCGTTGTGCGCCGCTTGGGGCATCCCGTGCCGCGTCGCGACGGACGCCGACGGGCTGCGGGCCGCCGCCGCCGTCCCCGCCCCGGTCCGCGCCGCCGTCGTTCCGATCGACCGCGCGGCGAACACGGCCGCCCACCGCGCGTACTGGCGCGCCGCGTGCGATGCGGTGGCGGCGGCGACGCGCGGGATCGACGTTCGTCCGTGA
- a CDS encoding chorismate-binding protein produces the protein MPRSLATPLCVTTTVPVGARDFNPYDLFRLAPPYLSPRFAWRAFDEATTYIGYGTEAGCGDSWTWDGVSPFERTRRFVRDLSPTCLDAEHRPARWRARWFGGFAFDPLDPWGGPWTDLAFLGTWFSLPEVQFAVRRGVTRITALTWVQDEAALRATLATWVEHVTQLAEASASLSPCADDPAAPPTSATGHRQRDALDAADGADTDNTADTVNKAGTARTIAADRPIDPILANRLSRALAALDAGEVAKVVVATSRTVPCDVADGDMPALARAIAAAAPGCTTYIVAPPANDVEAVWLGATPERLVRVRGNRLWTMALAGTARRGATAAEDRALGAALLASDKDRREHAAVVDAVRGVLAQVPDLEVSVAPEPRLRRLATMQHLETPITARSTSRLDVLDIARRLHPTPALAGAPRAAALDLIARLEPDGRGWYGGGVGWLDGQGDGDIAVGIRGLLIREGAATAYAGAGLVAGSDAAAEAREIELKLAAAFGPLQAWARASASSSGDVPRDASAIASAIASAISSAGEGGQ, from the coding sequence ATGCCACGCTCCCTTGCGACCCCGCTGTGCGTGACGACGACCGTGCCCGTCGGCGCGCGCGACTTCAACCCGTATGACCTGTTCCGCCTCGCCCCGCCGTACTTGAGCCCGCGCTTCGCGTGGCGGGCGTTCGACGAGGCGACGACGTACATCGGTTACGGCACCGAGGCGGGGTGCGGGGACTCGTGGACGTGGGATGGAGTGTCGCCGTTCGAGCGCACACGGCGTTTCGTCCGTGACCTGTCGCCGACGTGCCTGGACGCCGAACATCGGCCGGCGAGATGGCGGGCGCGATGGTTCGGCGGGTTCGCCTTCGACCCGCTCGACCCGTGGGGAGGGCCCTGGACCGACCTCGCGTTCCTGGGCACGTGGTTCAGTCTGCCGGAGGTCCAATTCGCCGTCCGGCGCGGCGTGACGCGCATCACGGCCCTCACCTGGGTGCAGGATGAGGCGGCGCTCCGTGCCACACTCGCGACGTGGGTCGAGCACGTCACGCAGCTCGCCGAGGCGAGCGCGTCCTTGTCGCCGTGCGCCGACGATCCTGCAGCGCCGCCCACGTCCGCCACAGGCCACCGGCAGCGCGACGCACTCGATGCAGCCGACGGGGCCGACACGGACAACACGGCCGACACAGTCAACAAGGCCGGCACAGCCAGAACCATCGCAGCCGACCGTCCCATCGACCCAATCCTGGCCAACCGCCTCTCCCGCGCGCTCGCCGCACTCGACGCCGGGGAGGTCGCGAAGGTCGTGGTCGCCACGTCGCGCACCGTCCCGTGCGACGTCGCGGACGGCGACATGCCGGCGCTGGCGAGGGCCATCGCCGCGGCCGCACCCGGATGCACGACCTACATCGTGGCGCCGCCCGCGAATGACGTCGAAGCCGTTTGGCTCGGCGCGACCCCCGAGCGCCTCGTGCGCGTCCGCGGGAACCGGCTCTGGACGATGGCGCTCGCCGGCACGGCCCGCCGTGGTGCGACGGCCGCCGAGGACCGGGCCCTCGGTGCTGCCCTGCTGGCCTCCGACAAGGACCGCCGCGAGCACGCCGCCGTCGTCGATGCCGTGCGCGGCGTGCTCGCCCAGGTGCCGGACCTCGAAGTCTCCGTCGCGCCCGAACCGCGCCTGCGCCGCCTGGCGACGATGCAGCACCTCGAGACGCCGATCACGGCGCGCTCGACGTCGCGGCTCGACGTGCTCGACATCGCCCGCCGCCTCCACCCGACGCCCGCCCTGGCGGGGGCGCCGCGCGCGGCGGCCCTCGACCTCATCGCGCGCCTCGAGCCCGACGGCCGCGGCTGGTACGGCGGTGGTGTCGGCTGGCTGGACGGGCAGGGGGACGGGGACATCGCGGTCGGCATCCGCGGCCTGCTGATCCGCGAGGGCGCCGCGACGGCCTACGCGGGGGCGGGGCTCGTTGCGGGCTCCGATGCGGCCGCGGAGGCGCGCGAGATCGAGCTGAAGCTGGCGGCGGCGTTCGGGCCGCTCCAGGCGTGGGCGAGGGCGTCGGCAAGCTCGTCGGGCGACGTGCCGCGCGACGCGTCGGCCATCGCGTCGGCCATCGCGTCGGCCATCTCGTCGGCAGGGGAGGGTGGGCAGTGA
- the menB gene encoding 1,4-dihydroxy-2-naphthoyl-CoA synthase, whose amino-acid sequence MATPAGAFEDILFERCDAIAKVTINRPEVRNAFRPQTVREMLAAFETCRNDPSIGVVILTGAGDEAFCSGGDQRVRGKAGYVDAAGVPRLNVLDLQMAIRRLPKPVVAMVAGYAIGGGHVLHVVCDLTIAADNARFGQTGPRVGSFDGGFGSAYLAAIVGQKKAREIWFLCRQYDAAQALDMGLVNTVVPLAELETTTVAWCREMLALSPLALRLLKASFNASLDGQAGIQQLAGDATLLYYMTDEGTEGKTAFLEKREPDFDQFTRYP is encoded by the coding sequence ATTGCGACGCCTGCCGGGGCGTTCGAGGACATCCTCTTCGAACGCTGCGACGCGATCGCCAAGGTGACGATCAACCGCCCCGAGGTCCGCAACGCCTTCCGGCCGCAGACCGTCCGCGAGATGCTGGCGGCATTCGAGACGTGCCGCAACGACCCGTCCATCGGCGTCGTCATCCTGACGGGCGCGGGTGACGAGGCGTTCTGCTCTGGCGGTGACCAGCGCGTGCGCGGCAAGGCGGGCTACGTGGATGCCGCCGGCGTGCCGCGGCTGAACGTCCTCGACCTCCAGATGGCCATCCGCCGCCTGCCGAAACCCGTCGTGGCGATGGTCGCCGGCTACGCGATCGGCGGCGGGCACGTCCTGCACGTCGTGTGCGACCTGACGATCGCCGCCGACAACGCGCGCTTCGGCCAGACGGGGCCGCGCGTCGGGAGCTTCGACGGCGGGTTCGGGTCGGCGTACCTGGCGGCGATCGTCGGCCAGAAGAAGGCGCGCGAGATCTGGTTCCTGTGCCGCCAGTACGACGCCGCGCAAGCCCTCGACATGGGCCTCGTGAACACCGTCGTCCCGCTGGCCGAGCTCGAGACGACGACGGTGGCGTGGTGCCGCGAGATGCTCGCCCTCAGCCCGCTCGCGCTGCGGCTCCTCAAGGCCTCGTTCAACGCCTCGCTCGATGGCCAGGCCGGCATCCAGCAGCTGGCCGGCGACGCGACACTGCTGTACTACATGACGGACGAGGGGACCGAGGGCAAGACGGCGTTCCTGGAGAAGCGGGAGCCGGACTTCGACCAGTTCACGCGCTACCCGTGA
- a CDS encoding alpha/beta fold hydrolase, with product MRCGGGGDARDRRSSVSGTKLHFERLHEGAAEAVPIVLLHGFTGDGTTWAAFADAWAAADRRGAGPSLYAVDLVGHGRSPDPDDPATYRLEAQAASVCAALEAQGIDRAVWLGYSMGGRVALSAAVAHPDRVAALVLVSTSPGIADDTLRAKRVAADELLAASVEADGIGPFVDYWARHALFATQDALGPDHAEAMRAQRLGNRASAIAHTLRAAGAGAMTPLWERLGELAMPVLVVSGALDAKYTAIGRAMVEAIGAGGSHVVAGAGHAVQLEAADALATLVRRWTEDRPPHDDISPRSPGTIR from the coding sequence GTGCGATGCGGTGGCGGCGGCGACGCGCGGGATCGACGTTCGTCCGTGAGCGGCACGAAGCTCCACTTCGAGCGGCTGCACGAGGGCGCGGCCGAGGCCGTGCCGATCGTCCTGCTGCACGGGTTCACCGGCGACGGCACGACGTGGGCCGCGTTCGCAGACGCCTGGGCGGCGGCCGATCGTCGCGGCGCCGGCCCGTCGCTCTACGCCGTCGACCTCGTCGGCCACGGGCGGTCGCCCGACCCGGACGATCCGGCCACGTACCGCCTCGAAGCCCAGGCCGCGTCCGTCTGCGCCGCTCTCGAGGCACAAGGCATCGATCGCGCCGTCTGGCTCGGCTACTCGATGGGCGGGCGCGTCGCGCTCAGCGCCGCCGTGGCGCATCCCGACCGCGTCGCGGCGCTCGTCCTCGTCAGCACGTCGCCCGGCATCGCGGACGACACCCTACGGGCCAAGCGCGTGGCCGCCGACGAATTGCTGGCGGCGTCCGTCGAGGCGGACGGCATCGGGCCGTTCGTCGATTACTGGGCGCGCCACGCGCTCTTCGCGACGCAAGACGCCCTCGGCCCCGACCACGCCGAAGCGATGCGCGCGCAACGCCTCGGCAATCGGGCAAGCGCCATCGCGCACACGCTGCGCGCGGCTGGGGCGGGGGCGATGACGCCGCTGTGGGAGCGGCTGGGCGAGCTGGCGATGCCGGTGCTCGTCGTCAGCGGGGCGCTCGACGCGAAGTACACCGCGATCGGGCGGGCGATGGTCGAGGCGATCGGCGCTGGGGGGTCGCACGTCGTCGCCGGCGCCGGGCATGCGGTCCAGCTCGAGGCGGCCGATGCGCTGGCCACGCTGGTGCGCCGCTGGACCGAGGATCGGCCGCCCCACGACGATATTTCGCCCCGGTCGCCCGGCACGATACGATAG
- a CDS encoding o-succinylbenzoate synthase: MRVDIVPYALPFRRPFVTGAAEHAVRRGWLVRVAGDDDPATAGWGEAAPLAGHGGEDPAALTAALRTFAAAVADPEAAHLIDGTPPGWAPLHTLSRRLFPRAPAFPCACAAFDLALADLLARRTGLPLARWLSRAARPRVAVNAVIDAVAADDAGAHASAAVAAGFRTLKVKLTPDRDADARRLAAIREAAGPHIALRGDANGSWGVDEAIDRLRGLVPFDLAYVEQPVAAADVAGLARVRRHADVPIAADEALLFPHGPGIDAVLAAEAADVVVLKPSLLGGPSAAWAAAIAAAARGVAVTVTTSLDGAVGRHGALAVAAALYPPPGACGLATGGLLETDFGPEIVIRAGEAILDGTCGGLGFTPTVPAGDGPMTTDPGSAPSDDAP; encoded by the coding sequence ATGCGCGTCGACATCGTCCCGTACGCCCTCCCGTTCCGCCGCCCGTTCGTCACCGGCGCGGCGGAGCACGCAGTGCGCCGAGGCTGGCTGGTGCGGGTCGCCGGCGACGACGACCCCGCGACCGCCGGCTGGGGCGAGGCCGCGCCGCTGGCCGGCCACGGCGGTGAGGACCCGGCCGCGCTTACCGCCGCCCTCCGCACCTTCGCCGCCGCCGTCGCCGATCCCGAGGCCGCGCACTTGATCGACGGCACGCCCCCCGGCTGGGCGCCGCTTCACACCCTCAGCAGGCGGCTCTTCCCGCGCGCGCCGGCCTTCCCGTGCGCCTGCGCCGCGTTCGACCTCGCCCTCGCCGACCTACTTGCCCGCCGCACCGGCCTGCCCCTTGCCCGCTGGCTCAGCCGCGCCGCCCGCCCACGCGTCGCCGTGAACGCCGTGATCGACGCCGTCGCGGCCGACGACGCTGGCGCGCACGCCTCGGCCGCCGTCGCCGCGGGCTTCCGCACGCTCAAGGTCAAGCTGACGCCGGATCGCGATGCCGACGCACGGCGTCTGGCCGCGATTCGCGAGGCCGCCGGACCGCACATCGCACTCCGCGGTGACGCGAACGGCAGCTGGGGCGTCGACGAGGCGATCGACCGCCTGCGCGGCCTCGTCCCGTTCGACCTGGCCTACGTCGAGCAGCCCGTCGCCGCGGCCGATGTGGCCGGCCTAGCGCGCGTCCGGCGCCACGCCGACGTGCCGATCGCGGCCGACGAGGCGCTCCTGTTCCCGCACGGGCCGGGGATCGACGCCGTCCTCGCCGCCGAGGCAGCGGACGTCGTCGTGCTCAAGCCATCGCTCCTCGGCGGGCCGTCCGCGGCCTGGGCTGCGGCCATCGCGGCGGCGGCGCGCGGCGTGGCGGTCACGGTGACGACGAGCCTGGACGGCGCCGTTGGCCGGCACGGCGCGCTGGCCGTCGCCGCCGCGCTGTACCCGCCGCCAGGCGCGTGCGGGCTGGCGACGGGCGGGCTGCTCGAAACCGATTTCGGACCCGAAATCGTGATCCGCGCCGGCGAGGCGATTCTCGACGGCACCTGTGGCGGCCTCGGGTTCACCCCGACCGTGCCCGCCGGCGACGGCCCGATGACGACCGACCCCGGCTCCGCGCCGAGCGACGACGCGCCGTGA
- a CDS encoding 1,4-dihydroxy-2-naphthoate polyprenyltransferase, with protein sequence MTRTTPLNAWLLAARPKTLVAAVAPVAVGSALAYNQHAFAPLPALAALAGALLIQIGTNLTNDVLDFRRGADTAERLGPTRVTQAGLLSPRAVAIGAVVAFALAVAAGGYLVAVAGWPIALLGVLAIASGIAYTAGPAPLAYVGLGDLFVLVFFGIAAVGGTYYVQVMAALDRFSRWQALQAMPQALVLGVGVGALAMAILTVNNLRDAPTDAAVGKRTLAVRLGDGRTRRYFDSLIFCAFAAPVSLAVFGGLGPAVIAVLFSVPFALDPGRAVAGGVAGKALNPVLGQVARLQVAYAACLSIGLVADRLLRAWVAGG encoded by the coding sequence ATGACCCGAACGACGCCGTTGAACGCCTGGCTCCTCGCCGCCCGCCCCAAGACGCTCGTCGCCGCCGTCGCGCCGGTGGCCGTCGGCAGCGCGCTGGCGTACAACCAGCACGCGTTCGCGCCGCTGCCCGCACTGGCCGCGCTGGCCGGCGCGCTGCTCATCCAGATCGGCACGAACCTGACGAACGACGTCCTCGACTTCCGCCGCGGCGCCGACACCGCCGAGCGCCTCGGCCCGACGCGCGTCACGCAGGCCGGCCTGCTGTCGCCGCGCGCCGTCGCGATCGGCGCCGTCGTCGCCTTCGCGCTCGCCGTCGCGGCCGGCGGCTACCTCGTCGCCGTCGCCGGCTGGCCGATCGCCCTTCTTGGCGTCCTCGCTATCGCGTCGGGCATCGCGTACACGGCCGGGCCGGCGCCGCTGGCGTACGTCGGCTTGGGCGATCTGTTCGTCCTCGTGTTCTTCGGCATCGCCGCGGTCGGCGGCACGTACTACGTCCAGGTCATGGCCGCGCTGGACCGCTTCTCGCGCTGGCAGGCACTCCAGGCGATGCCGCAGGCCCTCGTCCTCGGCGTCGGCGTCGGTGCGTTGGCGATGGCGATCCTTACCGTGAACAACCTGCGCGACGCGCCGACGGATGCCGCGGTCGGCAAGCGCACGCTGGCCGTCCGTCTGGGCGACGGCCGGACGCGGCGGTACTTCGACAGCCTGATCTTCTGCGCGTTCGCCGCCCCGGTGAGCCTGGCCGTCTTCGGCGGCCTCGGCCCCGCCGTGATCGCCGTGCTCTTCAGCGTGCCGTTCGCCCTCGACCCGGGCCGTGCCGTGGCCGGGGGCGTGGCCGGCAAGGCGCTCAATCCCGTCCTCGGCCAAGTCGCGCGCCTCCAAGTGGCCTACGCCGCGTGCCTGTCGATCGGCCTCGTCGCCGACCGGCTGCTGCGGGCGTGGGTTGCAGGGGGCTGA